The Trichomycterus rosablanca isolate fTriRos1 chromosome 22, fTriRos1.hap1, whole genome shotgun sequence genome has a window encoding:
- the LOC134300285 gene encoding perforin-1-like — MCSASTLLRLGVLVLTVCPPPIHSCEKGTPRECAEADFAPGSDLAGEGFDITKMQRKGSFVIDMKRWRLKDKTCTLCRNPYMEGKKQKLPVSVVDWRPSQKCNVKVSSTVYQSSEALITSSTSAIENNWNVNLDIEVNRGRGSFMLAGTYSKLAEYSMEKTKKDKFSFTSHSVSCGYYNYRVSSRPQLHPEFKNAVKELPKQYDPQYKPRFHKLIDNFGTHFITKVTLGGKIHSVTSIKQCQASLQGLSVDEVKTCLDVEASLSVMGKATSKVDYKHCNEAKSKTDGKNSFSSSFNDRLTEISGGQTTEPELLFSADKDPGAYKEWLSSVPLIPDVISYSLEPLHELLPTNNPARKLLRRAVHDYILERSLWRNCSESCTVGAKHNPKEPCVCTCNNNPGVNQDCCPAKRGLAHVKITVMRASGLWGDSTTATDGYVKVFRKNTIQIGHTVVINNNNSPTWAATFDQGDVELSNYESIKLEVWDQDNNWDDDLLGFCMVSVSAGTHENFCNLNHGTLYYKTEAACAPSLAGPACTEYVGSPMNVQLEKTYVSRHARPLLPDMLLEMGVIPEEPRRVMVSQNGHGADQTLL, encoded by the exons ATGTGTTCTGCATCGACTCTCCTACGGCTGGGTGTGTTGGTCCTCACCGTCTGCCCCCCGCCGATCCACTCGTGTGAAAAAGGGACGCCGCGGGAGTGCGCCGAGGCAGATTTCGCTCCCGGATCCGACCTGGCCGGAGAGGGCTTCGACATCACGAAGATGCAGCGGAAGGGCTCGTTCGTGATCGACATGAAGCGCTGGAGGCTGAAGGACAAGACCTGTACGCTGTGCAGGAACCCCTACATGGAGGGCAAGAAGCAGAAGCTCCCAGTTTCCGTGGTGGACTGGAGGCCGAGCCAGAAATGCAACGTGAAGGTGTCCAGCACCGTCTATCAGTCCAGCGAGGCCCTGATAACCTCCAGTACCTCCGCCATCGAGAACAACTGGAACGTCAATCTGGATATCGAAGTCAATCGAGGTCGGGGGTCGTTCATGCTGGCAGGGACCTACTCCAAGCTGGCGGAATATTCCATGGAGAAAACCAAGAAGGATAAGTTCAGCTTTACCAGCCACAGCGTTTCCTGTGGGTATTACAA TTACAGGGTGTCGAGCAGGCCGCAGCTCCATCCTGAATTTAAAAACGCTGTGAAAGAGCTGCCTAAACAGTACGATCCTCAGTACAAACCACGATTCCACAAGCTCATCGACAACTTCGGCACCCACTTCATCACCAAG GTGACCCTGGGAGGGAAGATCCACTCCGTGACCAGTATTAAACAGTGCCAGGCGTCGCTGCAGGGGCTGAGCGTGGACGAGGTGAAGACGTGTCTGGACGTGGAGGCGTCACTCAGCGTGATGGGCAAAGCCACGTCAAAGGTGGACTACAAGCACTGCAACGAGGCCAAATCGAAGACGGACGGCAAAAACAGTTTCTCCAGCAGCTTCAACGACAG GTTGACGGAGATCTCCGGAGGCCAAACCACAGAACCCGAGCTCCTCTTCTCGGCCGATAAAGACCCGGGCGCTTACAAAGAGTGGCTGTCGAGCGTCCCCCTCATCCCAGACGTGATCTCGTACTCGCTGGAGCCCCTCCACGAGCTCCTTCCCACCAACAACCCGGCCCGGAAGCTGCTCCGCAGAGCCGTACACGATTACATCCTGGAGAGGTCTCTGTGGAGGAACTGCTCGGAGTCCTGCACCGTCGGGGCCAAACACAACCCCAAAGAACcgtgtgtgtgcacgtgcaACAACAACCCGGGCGTGAACCAGGACTGCTGCCCTGCCAAACGCGGACTCGCTCACGTCAAGATCACCGTAATGAGAGCGTCCGGGTTGTGGGGGGACAGCACGACGGCGACGGACGGGTACGTCAAAGTCTTTCGAAAGAATACCATCCAGATCGGGCACACAGTGGTCATCAATAATAACAATTCCCCAACCTGGGCGGCTACCTTCGACCAGGGTGACGTTGAGCTATCGAATTACGAAAGCATAAAGCTGGAGGTGTGGGACCAAGACAACAACTGGGACGACGACCTGCTGGGGTTTTGTATGGTCAGCGTAAGTGCAGGCACTCATGAGAATTTCTGTAATTTAAATCACGGCACGCTGTATTATAAAACCGAGGCAGCATGCGCTCCGAGCTTGGCCGGTCCGGCGTGCACCGAATACGTCGGTTCTCCTATGAATGTCCAGCTGGAGAAGACGTACGTGTCGCGGCACGCTCGGCCCCTGCTGCCAGACATGCTGCTGGAAATGGGGGTGATTCCGGAGGAACCGCGCCGCGTGATGGTCAGTCAGAATGGACACGGCGCTGACCAGACTCTTCTGTAG
- the LOC134300286 gene encoding uncharacterized protein LOC134300286 gives MATGLGVGGLAPGLGLTAGLGADAKSAKYGGAGAGAVIGATAGQPVVSAGLGTAGKAGGYAGAPYVGQTGGLGAGASLGAAGGILEPVTDGIGQLPFNGAAGLDGDVGYQYGPQPLSLGGDGGKLGYGDGRGYGVETTGLGAALGVGGQGSYTAGGKDPSKYGAAGYYGTGVKG, from the exons GTTTGGGAGTCGGAGGTTTGGCTCCTGGACTGGGACTGACCGCTGGACTGGGCGCTGATGCCAAGAGTGCCAAGTATG GCGGTGCCGGGGCAGGTGCGGTGATCGGCGCTACTGCCGGTCAGCCTGTGGTCTCTGCTGGTCTTGGCACTGCAGGCAAAGCAGGCGGTTACGCCGGCGCTCCTTATGTAGGACAGACGGGCGGCCTCGGAGCTGGTGCCAGCCTGG GTGCTGCTGGTGGAATCCTGGAACCTGTAACTG ACGGCATCGGTCAGCTTCCCTTTAACGGAGCAGCAGGGTTGGACGGAGACGTCGGATACCAGTACGGACCACAGCCACTCAGCCTAGGAGGTGACGGTGGCAAGCTGGGATACG GAGACGGAAGAGGATATGGAGTGGAgacaacag GTCTTGGTGCTGCGCTGGGCGTCGGTGGTCAGGGTTCCTACACTG CAGGAGGAAAAGATCCCAGCAAGTACGGCGCGGCTGGTTACTACGGCACCGGAGTCAAAG GCTGA